The following proteins are co-located in the Polymorphospora rubra genome:
- the rpsC gene encoding 30S ribosomal protein S3: protein MGQKVHPHGFRLGISTDWKSRWYADKLYKDYIAEDVKIRRMMSKGLERAGISKVDIERTRDRVRVDIHTARPGIVIGRKGAEADRIRGELEKLTGKQVQLNILEVKSPESDAQLVAQGVAEQLSSRVSFRRAMRKAMQSAMKNSIVKGIRVQVSGRLGGAEMSRTEFYREGRVPLHTLRANIEYGFFEARTTFGRIGVKVWIYKGDAVPGREAPVEAGPARPRRERGDRPERPRRGRSGSTGTTAGGTEAGRAAQAAQAEAAEAPNDSAAAAAAPAPAGNDSSAQEG from the coding sequence ATGGGTCAGAAGGTTCACCCGCACGGGTTTCGGCTCGGCATCTCGACCGACTGGAAGTCCCGGTGGTACGCCGACAAGCTCTACAAGGACTACATCGCCGAGGACGTCAAGATCCGGCGGATGATGTCCAAGGGCCTGGAGCGCGCGGGTATCTCCAAGGTCGACATCGAGCGGACCCGGGACCGGGTCCGGGTCGACATCCACACCGCCCGGCCGGGCATCGTCATCGGCCGTAAGGGCGCGGAGGCCGACCGGATCCGTGGCGAGCTGGAGAAGCTGACCGGCAAGCAGGTGCAGCTCAACATCCTCGAGGTGAAGAGCCCCGAGTCGGACGCCCAGCTCGTGGCGCAGGGCGTCGCGGAGCAGCTCTCCAGCCGGGTCAGCTTCCGGCGGGCGATGCGCAAGGCGATGCAGTCGGCGATGAAGAACTCGATCGTCAAGGGCATCCGGGTGCAGGTTTCCGGCCGCCTCGGCGGTGCGGAGATGAGCCGCACGGAGTTCTACCGCGAGGGTCGCGTTCCGCTGCACACGCTGCGCGCCAACATCGAGTACGGGTTCTTCGAGGCCCGTACCACCTTCGGCCGGATCGGTGTGAAGGTCTGGATCTACAAGGGTGACGCCGTACCGGGCCGCGAGGCCCCGGTCGAGGCGGGTCCCGCGCGTCCCCGTCGGGAACGTGGCGACCGGCCCGAGCGGCCGCGTCGTGGGCGCTCCGGCTCGACCGGTACGACCGCCGGCGGCACCGAGGCCGGACGGGCTGCGCAGGCCGCGCAGGCCGAGGCCGCGGAAGCCCCGAACGACAGCGCCGCCGCGGCGGCCGCCCCGGCTCCGGCCGGGAACGACAGCTCAGCGCAGGAGGGCTGA
- the rplV gene encoding 50S ribosomal protein L22 has translation MPVKGDAPVLPGARAIARYVRISPNKARRVVNLVRGLPAKEALTVLQFAPQAASEQVYKVLASAIANAENNERLDPDALLVSEAFVDEGPTMKRFQPRAQGRAYRIRKRTCHITIAVEAVAPAARPAKKAAAKKAAPAEAKPETKAQASESASNTEGAE, from the coding sequence ATGCCAGTTAAGGGCGACGCTCCGGTGCTCCCGGGCGCGCGGGCGATTGCGCGTTACGTGCGCATCTCGCCGAACAAGGCGCGCCGGGTGGTCAACCTCGTCCGCGGTTTGCCCGCGAAGGAGGCGCTCACGGTGCTCCAGTTCGCGCCGCAGGCCGCGAGCGAGCAGGTCTACAAGGTGCTCGCCAGCGCGATCGCCAACGCCGAGAACAACGAGCGGCTGGACCCCGACGCGCTGCTCGTCAGCGAGGCGTTCGTCGACGAGGGACCGACCATGAAGCGGTTCCAGCCGCGCGCGCAGGGCCGGGCCTACCGGATCCGCAAGCGCACCTGCCACATCACCATCGCGGTGGAGGCGGTCGCGCCGGCGGCACGTCCGGCGAAGAAGGCCGCGGCGAAGAAGGCCGCGCCCGCCGAGGCGAAGCCGGAGACCAAGGCGCAGGCCAGCGAGTCTGCGAGTAACACGGAGGGTGCCGAGTAA
- the rpsS gene encoding 30S ribosomal protein S19, giving the protein MPRSLKKGPFIDDHLLKKVETQNEKGSKNVIKTWSRRSTIIPEMLGHTIAVHDGRKHVPVFVTESMVGHKLGEFALTRTFKGHEKDDRKSRRR; this is encoded by the coding sequence ATGCCTCGCAGCCTGAAGAAGGGCCCGTTCATCGACGACCACCTGCTCAAGAAGGTGGAGACGCAGAACGAGAAGGGCTCGAAGAACGTCATCAAGACCTGGTCGCGACGCTCGACGATCATCCCCGAGATGCTGGGGCACACGATCGCCGTGCACGACGGGCGCAAGCACGTCCCGGTGTTCGTCACCGAGTCGATGGTCGGGCACAAGCTCGGCGAGTTCGCGCTCACCCGCACGTTCAAGGGTCACGAGAAGGACGACCGGAAGAGCCGCCGCCGCTGA
- the rplB gene encoding 50S ribosomal protein L2 produces the protein MAIRKYKPTTPGRRGSSVADFAEITRSTPEKSLLAPLPKKGGRNAHGRITARHQGGGHKRQYRLIDFKRVDKDGVPAKVAHIEYDPNRTARIALLHYADGEKRYIIAPKDLKQGDTVESGPTADIKPGNNLPLRNIPVGTTIHGVELRPGGGAKLARSAGVGIQLLGREGAYATLRMPSGEIRRVDVRCRATVGEIGNADQSNINWGKAGRMRWKGKRPTVRGVAMNPVDHPHGGGEGKTSGGRHPVNPQGKPEGRTRRKGQPSDRLIVRRRYATRKRG, from the coding sequence ATGGCTATCCGTAAGTACAAGCCGACGACCCCGGGCCGCCGTGGCTCCAGCGTCGCCGACTTCGCCGAGATCACGCGGTCGACTCCCGAAAAGTCGCTGCTGGCTCCGCTGCCGAAGAAGGGTGGGCGCAACGCCCACGGCCGGATCACCGCGCGGCACCAGGGTGGTGGGCACAAGCGCCAGTACCGTCTGATCGACTTCAAGCGGGTCGACAAGGACGGCGTACCGGCGAAGGTCGCCCACATCGAGTACGACCCCAACCGCACCGCGCGGATCGCGCTGCTGCACTACGCCGACGGCGAGAAGCGCTACATCATCGCGCCGAAGGACCTGAAGCAGGGCGACACGGTCGAGTCGGGCCCCACGGCCGACATCAAGCCGGGCAATAACCTGCCGCTGCGCAATATTCCGGTCGGTACCACGATCCACGGGGTGGAGCTGCGTCCCGGTGGCGGTGCCAAGCTGGCCCGCTCGGCCGGCGTCGGCATCCAGCTGCTCGGCCGGGAAGGCGCCTACGCCACGCTGCGGATGCCGTCCGGTGAGATCCGGCGGGTCGACGTCCGGTGCCGGGCGACCGTCGGTGAGATCGGCAACGCCGACCAGTCAAACATCAACTGGGGCAAGGCCGGCCGCATGCGCTGGAAGGGCAAGCGCCCGACCGTACGTGGTGTCGCCATGAACCCGGTCGACCACCCGCACGGTGGTGGTGAGGGCAAGACCTCCGGTGGTCGCCACCCGGTCAACCCGCAGGGTAAGCCCGAAGGCCGTACCCGTCGTAAGGGCCAGCCGAGCGACCGGCTGATCGTCCGCCGCCGCTACGCGACCCGCAAGCGCGGCTAA
- the rplW gene encoding 50S ribosomal protein L23: MTTIADPRDIIVAPVVSEKSYSELNRNWYTFLVHPDANKTEIKIAIQQIFNVRVLTVNTLNREGKRKRTRTGFGQRKATKRAMVKLADGDRIEAFGGPVG, encoded by the coding sequence GTGACCACCATCGCTGACCCCCGCGACATCATCGTCGCGCCGGTGGTCTCCGAGAAGAGCTACAGCGAGCTGAACCGGAACTGGTACACGTTCCTGGTCCACCCGGACGCCAACAAGACCGAGATCAAGATCGCGATCCAGCAGATCTTCAACGTCCGCGTCCTGACGGTGAACACGCTCAACCGCGAAGGCAAGCGCAAGCGGACCCGTACCGGTTTCGGTCAGCGCAAGGCCACCAAGCGGGCGATGGTGAAGCTGGCTGACGGTGATCGTATCGAGGCCTTCGGCGGCCCGGTCGGCTGA
- the rplD gene encoding 50S ribosomal protein L4, with protein sequence MATVDVLNAEGVKSGSVDLPGEVFDVQANVPLMHQVVVAQLAAARQGTHKAKTRGEVAGGGKKPYKQKGTGRARQGSIRAPQFAGGGVVHGPVPRDYSQRTPKKMKAAALRGALSDRARAGQLHVVEAFVTGEKPSTKAAIATLRKATEARRVLVVLSSTDELNWLSLRNEASVHLIEAGQLNTYDVLVADDVVFTKEALDEFLRVPAASKSEESDK encoded by the coding sequence ATGGCGACGGTTGACGTGCTCAACGCCGAAGGCGTCAAGAGCGGTTCGGTCGACCTTCCCGGCGAGGTCTTCGACGTACAGGCCAACGTCCCGTTGATGCACCAGGTCGTGGTGGCTCAGCTCGCGGCGGCCCGGCAGGGCACGCACAAGGCCAAGACCCGCGGCGAGGTGGCCGGCGGCGGCAAGAAGCCGTACAAGCAGAAGGGCACCGGCCGGGCGCGGCAGGGCTCCATCCGCGCGCCGCAGTTCGCCGGCGGTGGCGTCGTGCACGGCCCCGTGCCGCGTGACTACAGCCAGCGGACCCCGAAGAAGATGAAGGCCGCCGCACTGCGGGGGGCGCTCTCCGACCGCGCCCGCGCCGGCCAGCTGCACGTGGTGGAGGCGTTCGTCACCGGCGAGAAGCCGTCGACCAAGGCCGCCATCGCCACGCTGCGCAAGGCCACCGAGGCCCGGCGGGTGCTGGTCGTGCTGAGCAGCACCGACGAGCTCAACTGGCTGTCGCTGCGTAACGAGGCGAGCGTGCACCTGATCGAGGCCGGCCAGCTCAACACCTACGACGTGCTGGTCGCCGACGACGTGGTCTTCACCAAGGAGGCCCTGGACGAGTTCCTGCGCGTCCCGGCGGCGTCGAAGTCCGAGGAGAGCGACAAGTGA
- the rplC gene encoding 50S ribosomal protein L3, which produces MDRQVKGILGAKLGMTQVWDNNRVVPVTVVQAGPCVVTQVRTGDKDGYSAIQLAYGAIDPRKVKKPRAGHFAKSGVAPRRHIVELRTADASDYELGQEVTVDSFAPGGTIDVTGKTKGKGFAGVMKRHGFHGLRASHGVERKHRSPGSIGACATPGRVFKGVRMAGRMGGVRYTVQNLTVQAVDAENNLLLVKGAIPGPKGALVLVRSAAKTQAKKGGVK; this is translated from the coding sequence ATGGACAGGCAAGTTAAGGGCATCCTGGGCGCCAAGCTCGGCATGACCCAGGTCTGGGACAACAATCGGGTTGTGCCGGTGACCGTGGTGCAGGCCGGCCCGTGCGTCGTGACCCAGGTGCGAACCGGTGACAAGGACGGCTACTCGGCGATCCAGCTGGCGTACGGCGCGATCGACCCCCGCAAGGTCAAGAAGCCGCGGGCCGGTCACTTCGCGAAGTCGGGTGTGGCCCCGCGCCGGCACATCGTCGAGCTCCGCACGGCCGACGCGAGCGACTACGAGCTCGGCCAGGAGGTCACCGTCGACAGCTTCGCGCCCGGCGGAACGATCGACGTGACCGGTAAGACCAAGGGCAAGGGCTTCGCCGGTGTCATGAAGCGGCACGGCTTCCACGGCCTGCGTGCCAGCCACGGTGTCGAGCGCAAGCACCGCTCGCCCGGTTCCATCGGCGCCTGCGCGACCCCCGGTCGTGTCTTCAAGGGCGTACGGATGGCCGGCCGCATGGGTGGTGTGCGCTACACGGTGCAGAACCTCACCGTGCAGGCGGTCGACGCCGAGAACAACCTGCTGCTGGTGAAGGGCGCCATCCCCGGCCCCAAGGGCGCGCTGGTCCTGGTCCGCTCCGCGGCCAAGACCCAGGCCAAGAAGGGTGGTGTCAAGTAA
- the rpsJ gene encoding 30S ribosomal protein S10, whose amino-acid sequence MAGQKIRIRLKAYDHEVVDSSARKIVETVTRTGAQVAGPVPLPTEINRFCVIRSPHKYKDSREHFEMRTHKRLIDIIDPTPKTVDSLMRLDLPAGVDIEIKL is encoded by the coding sequence ATGGCGGGACAGAAGATCCGCATCCGGCTCAAGGCCTACGACCACGAGGTCGTCGACTCCTCGGCGCGGAAGATCGTCGAGACGGTGACGCGCACCGGGGCGCAGGTCGCGGGCCCGGTGCCGCTGCCCACGGAAATCAACCGTTTCTGCGTCATCCGGTCGCCGCACAAGTACAAGGACTCGCGCGAGCACTTCGAGATGCGCACGCACAAGCGTCTGATCGACATCATCGACCCGACCCCGAAGACGGTCGACTCGCTCATGCGCCTCGACCTGCCGGCTGGCGTCGACATCGAGATCAAGCTGTAG
- the tuf gene encoding elongation factor Tu, which yields MAKAKFERTKPHVNIGTIGHIDHGKTTLTAAITKVLHDRYPDVNPYTPFDEIDKAPEEKARGITISIAHVEYQTEERHYAHVDCPGHADYIKNMITGAAQMDGAILVVAATDGPMPQTREHVLLARQVGVPYIVVALNKSDMVDDEELLELVELEVRELLSAQDYPGDDLPVVRVSALKALEGDPQWTDALMELMGAVDTAIPQPERQTEKPFLMPVEDVFTITGRGTVVTGRVERGVLLPNEDVEIVGIKDKGIKTKVTAIEMFRKTLEDARAGENVGLLLRGTKRDEVERGMVVVKPGTNTPHTEFEATVYILSKEEGGRHTPFFQNYRPQFYFRTTDVTGVVTLPEGTEMVMPGDNTSMSVKLIQPIAMEDNLKFAIREGGRTVGAGFVTKIVK from the coding sequence GTGGCGAAGGCGAAGTTCGAGCGGACTAAGCCGCACGTCAACATCGGCACCATTGGTCACATCGACCACGGTAAGACGACGCTGACCGCGGCCATCACCAAGGTGCTGCACGACCGGTACCCGGACGTCAACCCCTACACGCCGTTCGACGAGATCGACAAGGCGCCGGAGGAGAAGGCCCGCGGTATCACGATCTCGATCGCGCACGTCGAGTACCAGACGGAGGAGCGGCACTACGCTCACGTCGACTGCCCCGGTCACGCCGACTACATCAAGAACATGATCACCGGTGCCGCGCAGATGGACGGCGCGATCCTGGTGGTGGCGGCGACCGACGGCCCGATGCCGCAGACCCGCGAGCACGTGCTGCTGGCCCGTCAGGTCGGCGTGCCGTACATCGTCGTGGCGCTCAACAAGAGCGACATGGTCGACGACGAGGAGCTGCTCGAGCTCGTCGAGCTCGAGGTCCGCGAGCTGCTGTCGGCGCAGGACTACCCGGGTGACGACCTGCCGGTCGTCCGGGTTTCGGCGCTGAAGGCGCTCGAGGGCGACCCGCAGTGGACCGACGCGCTCATGGAGCTGATGGGTGCGGTCGACACCGCCATCCCGCAGCCGGAGCGGCAGACCGAGAAGCCGTTCCTCATGCCCGTCGAGGACGTCTTCACGATCACCGGTCGTGGCACCGTCGTCACCGGCCGGGTGGAGCGCGGTGTGCTCCTCCCGAACGAGGACGTCGAGATCGTCGGTATCAAGGACAAGGGCATCAAGACCAAGGTCACCGCGATCGAGATGTTCCGGAAGACCCTGGAGGACGCCCGCGCGGGTGAGAACGTCGGCCTGCTGCTGCGCGGTACCAAGCGCGACGAGGTCGAGCGCGGCATGGTCGTGGTGAAGCCGGGTACGAACACCCCGCACACCGAGTTCGAGGCGACCGTCTACATCCTCTCCAAGGAGGAGGGTGGCCGGCACACCCCGTTCTTCCAGAACTACCGGCCGCAGTTCTACTTCCGTACCACCGACGTCACCGGTGTCGTCACGCTGCCCGAGGGCACCGAGATGGTCATGCCGGGCGACAACACGTCGATGTCGGTCAAGCTCATCCAGCCGATCGCGATGGAGGACAACCTCAAGTTCGCGATCCGTGAGGGTGGCCGGACCGTCGGCGCCGGTTTCGTCACGAAGATCGTCAAGTAA
- the fusA gene encoding elongation factor G has protein sequence MAAADALANVRNIGIMAHIDAGKTTTTERILFYTGITYKIGEVHEGAAVMDWMEQEQERGITITSAATKCEWKGHTIQIIDTPGHVDFTVEVERSLRVLDGAVAVYDGVAGVEPQTENVWRQADKYNVPRMCFVNKLDRTGADFFRCVQMMIDRLKATPLVLQVPIGAEADFIGVVDLVEMRALTWRGETQKGEDYAVEEIPADLTDLAAEWREKLLETLADVDDAVMEKYLEGEELSADEIKAAIRRATIAGKANPVLTGTAFKNKGIQPMLDAVISFLPSPLDIPAIEGTATDGETPLQRKPSVTEPFSGLAFKIQTDKHLGKLTYVRVYSGKLESGSQVVNSTKDRKERIGKIYQMHANKREERGSAQAGDIIAVQGLKQTTTGDTLCDPANPVILESMTFPEPVIEVAIEPKTKADQEKLSTAIQRLAEEDPTFRVKNDEETGQTVIAGMGELHLDILVDRMRREFNVEANIGKPQVAYRETIRRKVEKVEYTHKKQTGGSGQYARVIVSLEPLPLDNESATYEFSNAVTGGRIPKEFIPSVDAGAQDAMQYGILAGFPLVGVKLTLLDGQYHEVDSSEMAFKIAGSMVLKEAARKADPALLEPMMAVEVTTPEENMGDVIGDLNSRRGIIQAMEERGGARVVRALVPLSEMFGYVGDLRSKTQGRASYSMQFDSYAEVPQSVAKEIIAKATGE, from the coding sequence GTGGCCGCCGCAGACGCGCTCGCCAACGTACGCAACATCGGCATCATGGCGCACATCGATGCCGGTAAGACCACGACCACCGAGCGGATCCTGTTCTACACCGGCATCACCTACAAGATCGGTGAAGTCCACGAGGGCGCCGCCGTCATGGACTGGATGGAGCAGGAGCAGGAGCGGGGCATCACCATCACCTCCGCCGCCACGAAGTGCGAGTGGAAGGGCCACACGATCCAGATCATCGACACGCCCGGCCACGTCGACTTCACGGTCGAGGTCGAGCGGTCGTTGCGGGTCCTCGACGGTGCCGTCGCCGTCTACGACGGTGTCGCCGGCGTCGAGCCGCAGACCGAGAACGTGTGGCGGCAGGCGGACAAGTACAACGTCCCGCGGATGTGTTTCGTCAACAAGCTCGACCGGACCGGTGCGGACTTCTTCCGCTGCGTGCAGATGATGATCGACCGGCTCAAGGCGACGCCGCTGGTGCTCCAGGTGCCGATCGGTGCCGAGGCCGACTTCATCGGTGTCGTCGACCTGGTCGAGATGCGGGCGCTGACCTGGCGGGGCGAGACCCAGAAGGGTGAGGACTACGCGGTCGAGGAGATCCCGGCCGACCTCACCGACCTGGCCGCCGAGTGGCGCGAGAAGCTGCTCGAGACCCTCGCCGACGTCGACGACGCGGTCATGGAGAAGTACCTCGAGGGTGAGGAACTCTCCGCCGACGAGATCAAGGCCGCCATCCGGCGGGCCACGATCGCGGGCAAGGCCAACCCGGTGCTGACCGGCACCGCGTTCAAGAACAAGGGCATCCAGCCCATGCTGGACGCGGTGATCAGCTTCCTGCCGTCGCCGCTGGACATCCCGGCGATCGAGGGCACGGCGACCGACGGCGAGACGCCGCTGCAGCGCAAGCCCTCGGTGACCGAGCCGTTCTCCGGCCTGGCCTTCAAGATCCAGACCGACAAGCACCTCGGCAAGCTCACCTACGTGCGGGTCTACTCCGGCAAGCTCGAGTCCGGCTCCCAGGTGGTCAACTCCACCAAGGACCGCAAGGAGCGCATCGGCAAGATCTACCAGATGCACGCCAACAAGCGGGAAGAGCGCGGCTCGGCCCAGGCTGGCGACATCATCGCCGTACAGGGTCTGAAGCAGACCACGACCGGTGACACGCTGTGTGACCCGGCCAACCCGGTGATCCTCGAGTCGATGACCTTCCCCGAGCCGGTCATCGAGGTGGCGATCGAGCCGAAGACCAAGGCCGACCAGGAGAAGCTGAGCACCGCGATCCAGCGGCTGGCCGAGGAGGACCCGACCTTCCGCGTCAAGAACGACGAGGAGACCGGGCAGACGGTCATCGCCGGCATGGGCGAGCTGCACCTGGACATCCTGGTGGACCGGATGCGGCGGGAGTTCAACGTCGAGGCGAACATCGGTAAGCCCCAGGTGGCGTACCGCGAGACCATCCGCCGCAAGGTGGAGAAGGTCGAGTACACGCACAAGAAGCAGACCGGTGGTTCGGGTCAGTACGCCCGCGTCATCGTGAGCCTCGAGCCGCTGCCGCTCGACAACGAGTCGGCGACGTACGAGTTCTCCAACGCCGTCACCGGTGGCCGTATCCCCAAGGAGTTCATCCCCTCGGTGGACGCGGGCGCCCAGGACGCCATGCAGTACGGCATCCTGGCCGGGTTCCCGCTGGTCGGCGTCAAGCTGACGCTGCTCGACGGTCAGTACCACGAGGTTGACTCGTCGGAAATGGCATTCAAGATCGCTGGTTCGATGGTGCTGAAGGAGGCGGCCCGCAAGGCCGACCCGGCGCTCCTCGAACCGATGATGGCCGTTGAAGTCACCACTCCTGAGGAGAACATGGGTGACGTCATCGGCGACCTCAACTCCCGCCGTGGCATCATCCAGGCGATGGAGGAGCGCGGCGGTGCCCGCGTCGTCCGCGCCCTGGTGCCGCTGTCGGAGATGTTCGGCTATGTCGGCGACCTGCGGTCGAAGACCCAGGGCCGGGCTAGCTACAGCATGCAGTTCGACTCCTACGCCGAGGTTCCGCAGAGCGTGGCTAAGGAGATCATCGCAAAGGCGACCGGGGAGTGA
- the rpsG gene encoding 30S ribosomal protein S7 has translation MPRKGPAPRRPLVADPVYNSPLVTQLVNKILLRGKRQLAERIVYGALEGCREKSGTDPVVTLKRAMDNVKPTLEVRSRRVGGATYQVPVEVRPARATTLGLRWLVTYSKARREKTMVERLMNELLDASNGLGAAVKRREDTHKMAESNKAFAHYRW, from the coding sequence ATGCCGCGTAAGGGCCCCGCTCCGCGCCGCCCCCTGGTCGCGGACCCGGTTTACAACTCGCCGCTGGTCACCCAGCTGGTGAACAAGATCCTCCTGCGCGGAAAGCGCCAGCTGGCCGAACGCATCGTCTACGGAGCGCTCGAAGGCTGCCGCGAGAAGTCGGGTACCGACCCGGTCGTCACGCTCAAGCGCGCGATGGACAACGTCAAGCCGACCCTCGAGGTCCGCAGCCGCCGTGTCGGTGGCGCGACCTACCAGGTGCCGGTCGAGGTGCGCCCGGCCCGGGCGACCACCCTCGGGCTGCGCTGGCTGGTGACGTACTCGAAGGCCCGCCGCGAGAAGACCATGGTCGAGCGCCTCATGAACGAGCTGCTCGACGCGAGCAACGGCCTTGGCGCCGCCGTCAAGCGGCGTGAGGACACGCACAAGATGGCCGAGTCCAACAAGGCCTTCGCGCACTACCGCTGGTAA
- the rpsL gene encoding 30S ribosomal protein S12, translated as MPTIQQLVRKGRQAKTTKTKTPALKGSPQRRGVCTRVYTTTPKKPNSALRKVARVKLSSQIEVTAYIPGVGHNLQEHSIVLVRGGRVKDLPGVRYKIVRGSLDTQGVRNRKQARSRYGAKKEKS; from the coding sequence GTGCCCACCATTCAGCAGTTGGTCCGCAAGGGCCGACAGGCCAAGACGACGAAGACGAAGACGCCGGCGCTCAAGGGCAGCCCGCAGCGGCGTGGCGTCTGCACGCGCGTCTACACCACCACCCCGAAGAAGCCGAACTCCGCGCTGCGCAAGGTCGCCCGTGTGAAGCTCAGCAGCCAGATCGAGGTGACCGCCTACATCCCCGGCGTCGGCCACAACCTTCAGGAGCACTCGATCGTGCTCGTGCGTGGCGGTCGTGTGAAGGACCTCCCCGGCGTGCGTTACAAGATCGTCCGCGGCTCGCTGGACACCCAGGGCGTCCGCAACCGCAAGCAGGCCCGTAGCCGTTACGGCGCGAAGAAGGAGAAGAGCTGA